In Nicotiana tabacum cultivar K326 chromosome 17, ASM71507v2, whole genome shotgun sequence, one DNA window encodes the following:
- the LOC107768433 gene encoding ribosomal RNA-processing protein 8: protein MKEQNRSRKRKRGKVHKKSSPSSSTPTGDGHSKFSGVNRSSASKNAISKTKKASSFLDKMKARLSGGHFRMLNEKLYTCPGDEALNYFKENPELFNVYHAGYQEQMLHWPEQPVNTITKWLKDHSPSLVVADFGCGDGRLARSVKNKVWSLDLVANDPSVIACDMSNTPLLSLSVDVAVFCLSLMGTDYPSYIQEARRVLKPRGWLLIAEVKSRLDPNTGGADPNKFLKAICELGFTIESKDFSNKMFALFYLKKKEKQNSVDKEINWPELKPCIYKRR, encoded by the exons ATGAAAGAACAAAATCGAAGCCGTAAACGGAAGAGAGGAAAGGTTCACAAAAAATCTTCTCCTTCATCCTCTACTCCCACCGGCGACGGTCATTCTAAGTTCTCCGGCGTGAATCGATCTTCGGCTTCAAAAAATGCTATCTCTAAAACTAAGAAAGCTTCGTCTTTTCTCGATAAG ATGAAGGCGAGATTATCAGGAGGACACTTCCGTATGCTTAATGAAAAGCTCTACACTTGCCC TGGAGATGAGGCGCTCAATTATTTCAAAGAAAATCCAGAGCTTTTTAATGTG TATCATGCAGGGTATCAAGAGCAAATGTTACATTGGCCAGAACAACCTGTTAATACAATCACAAAATGGCTAAAGGATCATAGCCCTTCTTTAGTTGTTGCTGACTTTGGCTGCG GAGATGGACGGTTGGCAAGAAGTGTGAAGAACAAAGTCTGGTCCTTGGATCTTGTCGCAAATGATCCTTCAGTAATTGCTTGTGATATGTCAAAC ACCCCTCTACTGTCTTTGTCAGTTGATGTGGCTGTCTTTTGCCTTTCATTGATGGGAACCGACTATCCAAGCTACATTCAGGAAGCTCGCAGAGTTCTCAAACCCAG GGGTTGGCTTTTGATAGCAGAAGTTAAAAGCAGGCTTGATCCAAATACTGGAGGAGCAGACCCAAACAAATTTTTGAAAGCTATTTGTGAGCTTGGATTTACCATTGAGTCAAAG GATTTCTCTAACAAAATGTTTGCGCTGTTCTACCTAAAGAAGAAG GAAAAGCAGAATTCAGTAGATAAGGAGATCAATTGGCCTGAGCTcaagccttgtatatacaaacGGCGCTAA